One window from the genome of Pelodictyon luteolum DSM 273 encodes:
- the rsmG gene encoding 16S rRNA (guanine(527)-N(7))-methyltransferase RsmG gives MDHDSEARQMLESLCASQGIALDPAQIDKLVYYGELLGEWNMKINLISRKEDAPVILKHVFHSLLISLHHPFTEGEKVLDLGTGGGLPGIPLAIAFPKTDFLLVDATGKKITACQGMITALGLKNATALHSRVEELKGLAFDTVLSRQVAPLADLARYARPLLKKGGMLACLKGGNLKKEIAEALREGAETDGFPSSVELHPIDDISPFFSEKQIVIAARQ, from the coding sequence ATGGATCACGATTCCGAGGCCAGGCAAATGCTTGAATCACTGTGTGCCTCCCAGGGCATCGCGCTGGACCCTGCGCAGATCGACAAGCTTGTGTACTACGGAGAACTGCTCGGAGAGTGGAATATGAAAATCAACCTCATCAGCAGGAAGGAGGACGCCCCGGTTATCCTCAAGCACGTTTTTCATTCGCTCCTCATCAGCCTGCACCACCCGTTCACCGAAGGCGAAAAGGTGCTTGACCTTGGAACCGGCGGCGGACTGCCAGGCATTCCTCTGGCCATTGCCTTCCCGAAAACCGATTTTCTTCTGGTCGATGCCACAGGTAAAAAGATAACGGCATGCCAAGGCATGATCACTGCGCTCGGACTCAAGAACGCCACCGCCCTGCACTCCCGTGTCGAGGAACTCAAAGGGCTTGCATTCGACACCGTGCTCAGCCGCCAGGTAGCGCCGCTCGCAGACCTTGCACGCTACGCGCGTCCGCTCCTGAAAAAGGGTGGCATGCTGGCATGCCTGAAAGGGGGAAACCTGAAAAAGGAAATTGCCGAAGCACTGAGGGAGGGAGCGGAAACCGATGGCTTCCCTTCGAGCGTGGAACTGCATCCCATAGACGACATCAGTCCCTTTTTCTCCGAAAAGCAGATAGTCATTGCCGCCAGACAGTAA
- a CDS encoding mannose-1-phosphate guanylyltransferase, which yields MAGGTERELWPMSRSGMLKPFLDLFGDGPMIQNTIRRAARIARMEHVLVVTDGRGRDMLLASGVIIDPENIIVEPYARGTATCIALGAAHVRKRDPDGVLVVMPSDHVILDEDAFQGILHAAIGEARRMESLVTIGIRPKSPEIVYGYIQAGEVLERPDAGDEGKGVTLYRVRIFAEKPDLATAIRFLESRDFYWNSGIFAADVETLFEAYRRCLPDLYRDMLSVHDAIGTRKEELVVSALYSWSHPASIDMAIMEKTGDIVLLTGEFGWHDPGSWDEVAALITERTVFSGEVGVPGVVAVGAENNFVIKPGGKVVAVVGASELIIIDTPDALLVCGREASYRVGEAVHLLRREGFEEHL from the coding sequence ATGGCCGGGGGAACTGAACGGGAGCTGTGGCCGATGTCCCGATCAGGCATGCTAAAACCTTTTCTTGACCTGTTCGGTGACGGGCCCATGATACAGAACACCATTCGCCGTGCTGCCCGTATTGCCAGGATGGAGCATGTTCTGGTCGTTACCGATGGGCGGGGCCGTGACATGCTTCTGGCGTCGGGTGTCATCATCGATCCTGAAAACATCATTGTTGAGCCGTATGCGAGGGGTACGGCCACCTGTATCGCTCTTGGTGCTGCCCATGTAAGGAAGCGGGATCCTGACGGAGTGCTGGTCGTCATGCCATCCGATCATGTCATCCTTGATGAAGATGCGTTTCAGGGCATACTGCATGCGGCTATCGGCGAAGCAAGGAGGATGGAATCGCTTGTCACCATCGGTATCAGGCCGAAATCACCTGAGATCGTCTACGGCTACATTCAGGCTGGAGAGGTTCTGGAGCGGCCGGATGCAGGCGATGAAGGAAAGGGGGTCACGCTGTACCGCGTAAGGATATTTGCCGAAAAGCCGGATCTGGCGACCGCCATCCGATTTCTCGAGAGCCGTGATTTCTACTGGAACAGCGGCATTTTCGCCGCCGATGTCGAAACGCTCTTCGAAGCTTATCGCCGCTGTCTCCCCGACCTCTACCGCGACATGCTCAGCGTCCACGATGCCATCGGAACAAGAAAAGAAGAGCTGGTGGTCTCCGCACTGTACTCATGGAGTCATCCGGCATCCATTGATATGGCCATCATGGAAAAAACCGGGGATATTGTGCTTCTGACGGGGGAGTTTGGATGGCATGATCCCGGGAGTTGGGACGAAGTTGCGGCGCTCATCACAGAGCGGACGGTGTTTTCTGGAGAGGTCGGCGTGCCGGGTGTTGTCGCTGTCGGGGCGGAGAACAATTTCGTAATAAAGCCCGGAGGCAAGGTGGTTGCTGTTGTCGGGGCGAGTGAACTCATCATCATCGATACTCCCGACGCTCTTCTGGTATGCGGTCGCGAGGCATCGTACCGGGTCGGAGAGGCGGTGCACCTGCTGCGGCGGGAGGGGTTCGAGGAGCACCTTTAG
- the cysS gene encoding cysteine--tRNA ligase, with protein sequence MPLVIFNSLGREKQLFEPLHPGVVGIYVCGPTVYGHAHLGHAKSYVSFDVVVRWLRESGYRVKYVQNITDVGHLSDDADEGEDKIARQARLEKTDPMEIAQFYTRSFLDDMDRLGVLRPNISPLATGHIPEQIALVDKLVKRGHAYEVNGNVYFSVESFPGYGKLSGRTDLDAVQSGARVGVRSEKHNPSDFALWKKAEEGHLMQWDSPWGMGYPGWHLECSAMSMKYLGDTIDIHGGGMENRFPHHECEIAQSEAANEKPYVRYWMHNNMVTVNGTKMGKSLKNAVNLKEIFKTVDPLAVRFFILQSHYRSPLDYSDTAVAGSTAGLQKLRETRQRLIEATPGTGLLDAAPFSLRFREAMDDDFNTPVAIAALFDFSKALNTALDRPDGLNASSLEAARELFSTAAVTVLGIMTEDAEGGMHDGGRSAETLDEVMGVLMELRSEARKNKDFATSDLIRDHLLAAGIEIKDTREGASWSKTRH encoded by the coding sequence ATGCCGCTCGTCATATTCAACTCTCTCGGACGGGAGAAACAGCTGTTCGAACCCCTGCATCCCGGTGTTGTCGGCATCTACGTCTGCGGCCCCACGGTTTACGGACACGCCCATCTCGGCCATGCCAAGAGCTACGTCTCCTTCGACGTAGTCGTACGTTGGCTGCGGGAGAGCGGCTACCGGGTGAAGTACGTGCAGAACATCACCGATGTCGGCCATCTGTCGGATGATGCGGACGAGGGAGAAGACAAGATCGCCCGACAGGCAAGGCTCGAGAAAACCGATCCGATGGAGATCGCCCAGTTCTATACAAGAAGCTTCCTGGATGACATGGACCGGCTCGGAGTGCTCCGCCCGAACATCTCCCCTCTGGCAACCGGCCACATCCCCGAACAGATTGCACTCGTCGACAAGCTCGTAAAACGCGGCCATGCATACGAGGTCAACGGAAATGTCTACTTCTCCGTCGAGAGTTTCCCGGGATACGGCAAGCTGTCCGGGCGCACCGACCTTGATGCAGTGCAGTCGGGAGCCAGGGTCGGAGTACGCAGCGAAAAGCATAACCCATCTGACTTCGCACTCTGGAAAAAGGCAGAGGAGGGACACCTCATGCAGTGGGATTCCCCCTGGGGCATGGGCTACCCCGGATGGCACCTTGAGTGCTCGGCGATGTCGATGAAGTACCTCGGCGACACCATAGACATCCACGGCGGCGGCATGGAAAACCGCTTTCCCCACCACGAATGCGAAATCGCCCAGTCGGAGGCGGCGAACGAAAAGCCCTACGTCCGGTACTGGATGCACAACAACATGGTGACAGTGAACGGCACGAAAATGGGCAAATCACTGAAGAATGCCGTCAACCTGAAAGAAATCTTCAAAACCGTCGATCCGCTTGCAGTCCGGTTCTTCATTCTCCAATCGCACTACCGTTCGCCGCTGGACTATTCCGATACGGCGGTCGCAGGCTCAACGGCCGGGCTCCAGAAGCTGCGTGAAACCCGCCAGCGCCTCATTGAGGCAACTCCCGGCACAGGATTGCTTGATGCCGCACCATTCAGCCTGCGCTTCCGCGAAGCGATGGACGATGATTTCAACACTCCGGTGGCCATTGCCGCGCTGTTCGATTTCTCAAAGGCACTGAATACGGCGCTTGACCGGCCGGACGGCCTCAATGCCTCCTCGCTCGAAGCAGCCAGGGAACTCTTCAGCACAGCAGCTGTCACCGTTCTCGGAATCATGACGGAGGACGCTGAGGGGGGAATGCACGACGGAGGCCGGAGTGCGGAAACTCTTGACGAGGTGATGGGAGTCCTCATGGAGCTGCGCAGTGAAGCAAGAAAAAATAAGGATTTTGCAACAAGCGACCTTATCCGCGATCACCTGCTTGCGGCCGGCATCGAAATCAAGGACACCCGCGAAGGGGCATCCTGGTCGAAAACCCGTCACTGA
- the yihA gene encoding ribosome biogenesis GTP-binding protein YihA/YsxC, translating into MKIINAAFIRSVSALQDLPDERVPEIVFAGRSNVGKSSLLNSLTGRKGLAKTSSTPGKTRLLNYFLINDDLYFVDIPGYGYAAVSHTEKDAWGRLLAGYVGGRQAIALVVLLLDSRHPAMESDREMMEFLAYHDRPYGIVLTKDDKLTQKERAKAKRVTASCALNAEFIVSYSSISGKGKKELLAHFDHYLSGESSGAGSDSAVTVT; encoded by the coding sequence ATGAAGATTATCAACGCTGCATTCATTCGAAGCGTTTCTGCACTCCAGGACCTTCCTGATGAGCGTGTCCCTGAAATCGTGTTTGCCGGCCGCTCCAATGTCGGCAAATCCTCGCTTCTCAATTCTCTGACGGGGCGCAAGGGGCTTGCCAAAACCAGTTCCACGCCGGGAAAGACCCGGCTGCTCAACTACTTTCTTATCAACGATGACCTCTACTTCGTCGACATTCCCGGCTACGGTTATGCGGCGGTGAGCCATACCGAAAAAGACGCATGGGGCCGTCTGCTTGCAGGCTATGTGGGCGGGCGCCAGGCCATCGCGCTGGTGGTGCTTCTGCTCGATTCACGCCATCCCGCCATGGAGTCGGACCGTGAGATGATGGAGTTCCTTGCCTACCACGACCGTCCTTACGGCATCGTGCTCACCAAGGACGACAAGCTTACCCAGAAAGAACGGGCGAAAGCGAAACGGGTGACGGCAAGCTGCGCCCTCAATGCAGAATTCATTGTGAGTTATTCGTCAATATCCGGCAAGGGGAAAAAGGAGCTTCTGGCTCATTTCGACCACTATCTTTCAGGTGAAAGCTCTGGAGCGGGTTCTGACTCTGCTGTCACAGTAACATAA
- a CDS encoding adenylosuccinate synthase, which yields MESKPFTLPSQSATVLIGTQFGDEGKGKLVDYLSDQYDIVVRYQGGANAGHTICFDGKSVVLHLIPSGIFNEKCVCVIGNGVVIDPVALLEEIAKVEELGYTVKGRLFISHNAHLIMPYHKRLDALHESAQGGQKIGTTGRGIGPSYEDKFARKGIRVVDLLSPGLLQEKLRENLAEKNKLFRNIYEGDEIDVESMVREYEEFDKLMDPYITNTQLYLNRQLRQGKTVLLEGAQGCLLDVDHGTYPYVTSSSPTSGGACTGSGIAPNHIGKVIGVCKAYMTRVGNGAFPTELNDATGEMLGRVGHEFGATTGRKRRCGWIDLVAMRYSVAVNGITELALTKLDVLDGFEEIKVCNSYMLNGKEIRDFPTDHQTLSAVQPVYTTLKGWMASNAAARTFEGMCPEAREYVAFLERELEVPVTFISVGPGREETVFR from the coding sequence GTGGAATCAAAACCATTCACCCTTCCTTCGCAGTCGGCAACCGTCCTCATCGGCACCCAGTTCGGTGACGAGGGCAAAGGCAAGCTTGTCGATTACCTCTCAGACCAGTATGACATCGTCGTCCGCTACCAGGGCGGCGCCAATGCGGGCCACACCATCTGTTTCGACGGCAAGAGCGTCGTCCTCCACCTTATTCCCTCCGGCATCTTCAATGAAAAGTGTGTCTGCGTCATCGGCAACGGCGTGGTGATCGATCCCGTGGCTCTGCTTGAGGAGATCGCCAAGGTCGAAGAGCTCGGTTACACCGTGAAGGGGCGGCTGTTCATCAGCCACAACGCACACCTCATCATGCCATACCACAAGCGGCTCGATGCGCTGCATGAGAGCGCACAGGGCGGCCAGAAGATCGGCACCACCGGCCGCGGCATCGGCCCGAGCTATGAAGACAAGTTCGCCCGCAAAGGCATCCGGGTTGTCGACCTGCTCAGCCCGGGACTCCTGCAGGAGAAGCTCCGCGAGAACCTGGCTGAAAAGAACAAATTGTTCCGCAACATCTATGAGGGCGATGAGATCGATGTAGAGTCAATGGTCCGCGAGTATGAGGAGTTCGACAAACTCATGGATCCTTACATCACAAATACCCAGCTCTATCTGAACCGCCAGCTCCGCCAGGGTAAGACGGTGCTCCTCGAAGGGGCTCAGGGCTGCCTGCTTGACGTAGACCACGGCACCTACCCCTATGTCACATCCTCCAGTCCGACCTCCGGTGGCGCATGCACCGGTTCGGGCATCGCCCCCAATCATATCGGCAAAGTCATCGGCGTCTGCAAGGCCTACATGACGAGAGTCGGCAACGGCGCTTTCCCGACCGAGCTGAATGACGCTACCGGCGAAATGCTCGGCCGTGTAGGCCATGAGTTTGGCGCCACGACCGGAAGGAAGCGGCGATGCGGCTGGATTGATCTGGTCGCCATGCGCTATTCGGTCGCCGTCAACGGCATCACCGAACTGGCCCTCACCAAGCTCGACGTACTTGACGGGTTCGAGGAGATCAAGGTCTGCAACTCCTATATGCTCAACGGCAAAGAGATCCGCGATTTCCCGACCGACCACCAGACCCTCTCAGCGGTGCAGCCGGTCTATACCACACTCAAAGGATGGATGGCATCGAACGCAGCCGCACGTACCTTTGAGGGCATGTGTCCGGAGGCCCGCGAATACGTGGCGTTCCTCGAGCGCGAACTCGAGGTGCCGGTGACCTTCATTTCCGTAGGCCCCGGTCGTGAAGAGACCGTATTCAGGTAA
- a CDS encoding MTH1187 family thiamine-binding protein, protein MALMDIAVIRLDQKDGSHSAFVAGLQELLADSGCSYRLHDMGTTVEGPAAMLFRLAEQLHEYSFTRGGKRVYTVMRIDDRRDRAVRLGEKTASVKAKIAPRAE, encoded by the coding sequence ATGGCACTCATGGATATCGCCGTCATCCGGCTCGACCAGAAAGACGGCAGCCACAGCGCATTCGTAGCCGGTCTGCAGGAGCTGCTTGCTGACAGCGGCTGCAGCTACCGGCTGCATGATATGGGTACGACCGTGGAGGGTCCGGCGGCTATGCTGTTCCGTCTGGCCGAACAGCTCCACGAGTACTCCTTCACCCGAGGCGGCAAGCGGGTTTATACTGTCATGAGGATCGACGACCGGCGTGACCGTGCGGTCCGTCTCGGAGAGAAGACCGCCTCCGTCAAGGCGAAAATAGCCCCCCGCGCGGAGTAG
- the bchN gene encoding ferredoxin:protochlorophyllide reductase (ATP-dependent) subunit N — MLQVPGDVQILKEDNVTHSFCGLASVGWMYQKIRDSFFLILGTHTCAHFLQNALGMMIFAKPRFGIALIEEGDLSKNEPTLDEVIAEIKADHNPSVIFLLSSCTPEVMKVDFKGLADHLSTQQTPVLFVPASGLVYNFTQAEDSVLHALVPYCPVAPAGEKSVVFLGSVNDATADDLRAEAEELGIKVGGFLPESRFDRMPAIGPDTILAPIQPYLSRVAVKLERERGSRTLHSLFPFGPDGTRVFWEDLAREFGIEVDLRDREKAAWEKISRQTAMLKGKKVFLTADTMMELPLGRFLRSAGAEVVECSSAYINKKFLAKELKALEGVRVVEQPNFHRQLEDIKRLRPDLVVTSLMTANPFVGHGFIVKWSMEFMLMPIHGWSGVITLANLFVSPLDRRSKLPAFDKAVWLEGVMPAAE; from the coding sequence ATGCTGCAGGTTCCCGGTGATGTCCAGATACTCAAGGAGGATAATGTAACGCACAGTTTCTGCGGACTGGCTTCGGTCGGCTGGATGTACCAGAAGATCAGGGACAGCTTCTTCCTCATCCTCGGCACCCACACCTGCGCGCACTTCCTTCAGAATGCCCTCGGCATGATGATCTTTGCAAAGCCGCGTTTCGGCATCGCGCTGATTGAAGAGGGTGACCTTTCCAAGAACGAGCCTACCCTTGACGAGGTCATCGCTGAAATCAAGGCCGATCACAATCCCTCGGTCATCTTCCTCCTCTCCTCATGCACCCCCGAGGTCATGAAGGTCGACTTCAAGGGTCTTGCCGACCATCTCAGCACTCAGCAAACCCCGGTGCTGTTCGTGCCCGCAAGCGGCCTTGTCTACAATTTCACCCAGGCCGAAGACTCGGTCCTCCACGCCCTAGTTCCATATTGCCCGGTGGCTCCGGCTGGCGAGAAGAGCGTTGTTTTCCTCGGTTCTGTCAACGACGCCACCGCCGACGACCTCCGTGCGGAAGCCGAAGAGCTTGGCATAAAGGTCGGGGGGTTCCTGCCTGAATCCCGTTTCGACCGGATGCCCGCCATCGGACCCGATACCATACTTGCTCCCATCCAGCCCTACCTCTCGCGTGTTGCCGTGAAGCTTGAGCGCGAGCGCGGTTCGCGGACCCTCCATTCCCTCTTTCCGTTCGGTCCGGACGGCACCCGGGTGTTCTGGGAGGATCTCGCCCGCGAGTTCGGCATAGAGGTTGACCTTCGCGATCGTGAAAAGGCCGCATGGGAAAAAATCAGCCGCCAGACGGCCATGCTGAAAGGCAAAAAAGTCTTTCTGACTGCCGATACCATGATGGAGCTGCCGCTCGGCCGCTTCCTCAGAAGCGCCGGTGCGGAAGTCGTGGAGTGCAGCAGTGCGTACATCAACAAGAAATTTCTTGCCAAGGAGCTCAAGGCGCTTGAGGGTGTACGCGTGGTCGAGCAGCCGAACTTCCACCGCCAGCTCGAGGATATCAAACGGCTCCGCCCCGATCTGGTCGTCACCTCGCTGATGACGGCAAATCCTTTCGTCGGGCACGGTTTCATTGTCAAGTGGAGCATGGAGTTCATGCTGATGCCCATCCACGGCTGGTCCGGGGTCATCACCCTCGCCAACCTCTTCGTTTCACCGCTCGACAGGCGCTCGAAGCTCCCGGCGTTCGACAAGGCAGTCTGGCTGGAAGGAGTCATGCCGGCCGCCGAATAA